The DNA segment tgGCAAAGATAAAAACAGATGGCTACAGATATGTTTATAAGAAGTATTCCTAACGTTTGGTGGCCCAAAGTCGGTGTCATGACACAAacccaatgaaaaaaatatgacagAAGATTATACCCTTAATTAAAACGATTACATATTGACACGTCTAAATTAATGATGGCAGCTGGCGATCTTGAACCTCAACCACAGTCGATGAAAGACACCAAATCCATTAATTAAAAGTATCTACTTTATTGTACCTCTGCCCACCCGACCTGACCATCATTAGCGGGACAGTACTCGTAACTGTCCTTTGAAAatcgggactgttgggaggtatgttataTCATTTTTGCCTAAATATAATTATAGCAAAACTATAACCGAGCATcccgaggggggggggtgttggctAATGTGGCCAGacccaaagggttaacacaTGGACATCCTGGGGGGATCTGAGCATGTGCAGTAAGTGTCCTGCTTACATGTACTAGCTTTAATAGATGCGGACAAGTGAACAAGTTTGTAGggagaacaaaatataaatttggggaagaaaaattaaTTTGATGAGTAcatgcaaaacaaaataaaaaacgaaTATGAAATCTTACATACTCGATCCCGATGATCTTAATGTCTTTGAATCCTTTCACACTTTTATAAATCTCTTTCATCTGCGTATATAGAAACAGGCAATATAATAAGGAAACATGCGATTATCGAACCGCCTCTGATGGTATCCATTAGTTGCCCCCCCCGATTAAAGTGGCTATTAATGCTGCACACAATCATGGATCAgttttttcattgtttatttttcagcTAAAAAAAGCTCTTTTTCACTTATAAAGGTTGCTTGTTCATCTaaagctgccaacagtcccctATTTGCCAGAGCAGTCCTGACAAACTAGCTTGTCGCACATTCCCAGTGCATTCTCCAATAGAGGCTCGGTACCCAATGAAATCATAATTAAGGGGAGGGGCTTTACCAAAAATCTTAGCTATTTATTTAATGGCGTAAATAGCTTGGAAGTGGAATCATATACTCTGCTTATGCAATTGTATTTATAAaccaaagcccttcacagcggttcccctccctacatctcctctctcatctctaaatacactcctaaccagtctctccgctcatccaatgatctccttctatcctctcctctgattcctagctctcatgcccgcttacaagatttctcaagggctgcccctatcctctggaatgctctcccccggtctatccgtctctccccctgcctttattccttcaaaaaatccctcaagacccacttctttaaggatgcttacaacatagcacactgACGGCCTCCCATATTCCTTAAACCTTTCATAGTCCCTcttctgcaatacttttactagcgTGGccggtctatccctaacaacggcacttttacctattgtgtaatacaccctaaatccctctagactgtaagttcgtttgagcagggccctccttacctgttgtctctgttagtcaaattgtaatgtaacatactacttgttatgtcctgtctacccattgtacagcgctacgaaatttgatggcgctatataaaacaataaataataataaaccagaAATTAACATCAGAAAGTCAGTAAAAGAGCTTTTTCCCCCTAAACTCTTCAGGGAAGGGAATGATTGTGCAAACcttacttttaaaatatttaaagttggtgtaattgtttttttaagtatttaaaaaaagtttaaaggcACTTTAGATAAACTTTGGTGGTCACATTCCTAGGAACCTGGGTGCAATTGGGTGGGGCATGTATGCAGGGGAGGGCCCAACCTTAATCAGGGGTGGGTAACGAGTAGGTGGGCATAACCTGGGTGGGAAGTGGGTGTGACCAAATGCCGTCCTCTAACCCATAGTCCCAGGGAAGCAGAGAAAACTATGGCTATTCGTTAATAAACGTTATAAATTTACTCTGTGAGGCTCTCACCTGCAGGTTGAATTCCACGATGAAGTCCTTGTAAGTGTCACTGCTGTGATTCTTTAATTCATCGGTGAAATTTCTATTTAAAATTTTCACCGTTACTTTTACAGAGACATCCACGCTgtctagaaaaatataaaagaaatatactaaaaaaaaataaactaaaaaacatatatacttaaaaaagcatatatttttttcctgaattaCAAACACCTATAGCAGACGGCACATTGAGTTGGTTTTGTCCACCAGACACTCATCAAAAGGAATTGTATAGAGAACCGATAACGAAAGGATCCAGTAAGGGTTTAACTCTAGCCTGAAGTTTGCCAAGGCACCTCAAAGCCAATTCTttgtgcaaatttttttttttattgttaaccaTTGAAGGTTGGGAAagataaaaacagatttttgtgGGTGCCCAagcccaataaaaaaatatgacatcagaagaTTATGCCCTTAAAAAGATTAGATATTACATGTCGACAAGTCTCAAATAGTGACGGTAGTTGGGGATCTTGAACGTCAACCAAAGTtgataaaaaaacccaacaaattaattaattaaaagtacCTATTTTCTGTGCCTTAGCCCACCTGACCTGAATGGATACCCCACAATGCTAGCATCGAGAGAGGGCCACGTGGGAGCTGGAGTGCAACAGCGCAGACCTCCATTGGTTTTAAAGCTCCGTCGGGCCGGTCAGGGGACATCAGAGGTCAAAAgtgggacagtgcctgaaaattgcAACTGCCCTGTGAAAACCGGGACTGTTGGgatgtatattatatagttgtcacctaaatataaaaatggtcCCAGGCAGCATTACAATAGACATACTGGGCATGATCACAGTCACTTACCTACTACAATGGTGCTGTCGGCAAACTCACAGGTTGCACCTTTGAAGCCTGCCGGGCAGACGCATTTCCCGTTCTCCTTATATCCGCCGTTCTCACAGCGATCTGTTTCGAACTCACACTTGGGACCAATGTAAGTGTCGGGACAGATACATTTGATCCCATCATAATATCCATTCTCGCACACTGCAAAAATGCGCACAGTCATTAGGAGCGATCTCTTTAGATACCATAAAGATACATTATACTCATGTAGTACGTGTAAAAATTCTCTTAAATGAGTCAGAATCATTAAAAAGACTCAgtcatgtggaaaaaaaataactagtaTTATGTAAATGCCAGAGTAAAGGTGTAAATCAGTCTTAAAAGGGCAGTTTATCAGTCTTCGTGCCAGGAGAGTCAGACAGCTGCATGGGGTGCGTGGACTAGTGGGATGCCAGGAGTCGCCCCAGAAAATGGCGCAAATAAGTGGGGGTCACGTTGGTATCTGCCACGGGGGCCATGGAGATGGGAGATGTACACTACAGATCTATGCCTACATCAGCAtcctaaatgtattaaaaaaaaaggcatggcTGGCGCGTGTAAGCACTTTGGGACAGTACCTAACCAAGTTACTATCCTTGGACTAACTTGGACTATTTCTCACCAGTATTGAAACAATAATGAGGGCAGCAGCTGATGCCGACCATGACCTAACTTTCATTGCGCCCTGCAGCACTGCTCTCGGTGAAATAAAATTGGATGTCTAActcaaaaacatttcaaatctGCCATACATCCTTATGTGTAAAATGAGAATTTATCATTAACCAGCAAGTTACCGTTTCTGGATGGAGCTGTAGGGCTATCAGTAGGAAGAGTGCCATTTCCATTTGTACCGGTTGTTGATGTAACATCATCATAAACACAAGGCGTACAAGAAATCGTCCAGTGGGAAGTAGATATTGTTCCCCAGCCCTCAGTAGGAGTTACGGAAGATGTACTGACTGAAGTTGTAGATGTGATCCATCTACTGGAGGTTGTTGGTTGTTCGGTGGCTGAGAATATGACAAGCTTTTcttgtaataaaaacataacattagtcACATCTGTAGTTGAAACTGTTATATGTTGCATCATACTTGCTGATGGACTTGTCACATTTGTTTCAGTTacagttggttttgtggtagaAGCCTCAGTTTTTGTTGAAAACTTAGTCTCAGTTACAGTTGGAGTAGTAATTTCTGTTGTTGTCATGGCAGCGCTCTCAGCAGTTGGTGTAGAAGCTACAGTTGTTAAAGTTGTTTTAGCAATAGCACTCGTAGAAGGAACAGTTGTACATGGCACCGGTTCCTCAGAAGCTTCAGTGGTACTTTGCACTATTATCTCAATTGCTCGAGCTATAGTGTTACTTGATGCTATTGTCTCAGTTGTTACTGTTGATGCTTTAGTAGTTTTTGATGCAGTTGTATCTCTAGATggcatgcatgtttcaattctaGCTGAGGCAGGAACATCTGTTGCAGTTGAAATTTCAGTGTTAGTTGATGTTATTTTCTCAGCTGTTGCGGTAGAAGCCTCAGTTATACTTGATGCAAATGTGTCAGCTGATGCTGCAGAAGCTACAAGGGTGGTTGACACCCTTGTTTCAGTTGCAGTTGGAGTAGTAATTTCTGTTGTACTCACTGCAGTGCTCTCAGCGGTTGGTGTAGAAACTATAGTTGTAGTTAATATTGTTGACTCAATAGTTGACGTAGAAGCCACAGTTGTACTTGCCACTGTTGTCTCAGTTGCAGTTGAAGCTTCAGTGGTAGTTGATGTTATTTTCCCAGTAGTTGCTGTAGAAACCTCCCCTGTACTTGATGTAGATGTCTCAGGCGTTGCTGAAGAAGCTACTGTAGTCGTTGACACCCTAGTTTCAGTTACACTTGGTGTAGAAATTTCTGTTGTAGTTACTGCTGAGCTTTGAACACTTGGTGTAGAAGGTATAGTTGTAGTTAATATTGTTGACTCAATAGTTGATGTAGTAGCAACAGTTGTACTTGTGACTGCTGACTCAATTGCAGTTGAGGCTTCAGCGGTACTTGATGCAATTGTCTCAGCTGTTGCTATTGAAGCTTCCATGGTGCTTGACGCTATAGACTCTGTTGATGCCGTTGACGCATCAGCAGTTTTTGATGCAGGTGTTTCTGTAGAATCTCCAGTTGCAGTTGGAGTGGAGATTTCTGTTGTACTCACTGGAGTGCTCTCACCGGTTGGTGTAGAAAGTATAGCTGTAGTTAATATTGTTGACTGAATAGTTGACATAGAAGCAACAGTTGTACTTGCCACTGTTGACTCAGTTGCAGTTGAAGCTTCAGGGGTACTTGATGTTATTTTCTCAGTTGTTGCCGCAGAAGCCTCTGTTGTACTTATTGCAGATGGCTCAGACGTTGCTGTAGAAGCTACAGGGGTAGTTGTCAACTTAGTTTCAGTTGCAGTTGGTATAGTATATTCTGTTGTACTCACTGCAGTGCTCTCAGCAATTGGTGTAGAAGCTTTagttgttgttaatgttgttgaCTCAATAGTTGGTGTAGATGCCACAGTTGTACTTGCCACTGTTTTCTCAGTTGAGGTTGAAACTTCTATGGTACTTGATGCTGTTGTACCAGTTGTTGCAGTTGACGGTTCAGTAGCTCTTGATGCAGTACTTTCTGTAGAATCTACAGGTGTACTTGATAGCCGTGTTTCAGTTACAGTTGGAGTAGTAACATCTCTTGTACTCACTGCAGTGATCTCAGTGGTTGGTGTAGAAACTATAGCTGTAGTTAACATTGTTGACTCAATAGTTGACGTAGAAGCAACAGTTGTACTTGCCACTGTTATCTCAGTTGCAGTTGAAGCTTCAGTGGTACTTGATGCTGTTGTATCAGTTGTTGGTGATGACAGTTCAGTAGCTCTTGATGCAGTCGTTTCTGTAGAAGCTGCAGGTGTACTCGACAGCCGTGTTGCAGTTGCAGTTAGAGTAGTAATTTCTGTTGTACTCACTGCAGTGTTCTCATCGGTTGGTGTAGAAACTATAGCTGTAGTTAATATTGTTGACTCAATAGTTGACGTAGAAGCCACAGTTGTACTTGCCACTGTTGTCTCAGTTGCAGTTGAAGCTTCAGTGGTACTTGATGTTATTTTCTCAGTAATTGCTGTAGAAACCTCCCCTGTAGAAATTTCTGTTGTAGTTACTGCTGAGCTTTGAACACTTGGTGTAGAAGGTATAGTTGTAGTTAATATTGTTGACTCAGTAGTTGATGAAGTAGCAACAGTTGTACTTGCCACTGTTGACTCAGTTGCAGTTGAAGCTTCAGGGGTACTTGATGTTATTTTCTCAGTTGTTGCCGCAGAAGCCTCTGTTGTACTTGTTGCAGATGGCTCAAACATTGCTGTAGAAGCTACAGGGGTGGTTGTCAACTTAGTTTCAGTTGCAGTTGGTGTAGTATATTCTGTTGTACTCACTGCAGTGCTCTCAGCAATTGGTGTAGAAGCTTTagttgttgttaatgttgttgaCTCAATAGTTGGCGTAGATGCCACAGTTGTACTTGCCACTGTTTTCTCAGTTGAGGTTGAAACTTCTATGGTACTTGATGCTGTTGTACCAGTTGTTGCAGTTGACGGTTCAGTAGCTCTTGATGCAGTACTTTCTGTAGAATCTACAGGTGTACTTGATAGCCGTGTTTCAGTTACAGTTGGAGTAGTAACATCTCTTGTACTCACTGCAGTGATCTCAGTGGTTGGTGTAGAAACTATAGCTGTAGTTAACATTGTTGACTCAATAGTTGACGTAGAAGCAACAGTTGTACTTGCCACTGTTATCTCAGTTGCAGTTGAAGCTTCAGTGGTACTTGATGCTGTTGTATCAGTTGTTGGTGATGACAGTTCAGTAGCTCTTGATGCAGTCGTTTCTGTAGAAGCTGCAGGTGTACTCGACAGCCGTGTTGCAGTTGCAGTTAGAGTAGTAATTTCTGTTGTACTCACTGCAGTGTTCTCATCGGTTGGTGTAGAAACTATAGCTGTAGTTAATATTGTTGACTCAATAGTTGACGTAGAAGCCACAGTTGTACTTGCCACTGTTGTCTCAGTTGCAGTTGAAGCTTCAGTGGTACTTGATGTTATTTTCTCAGTAATTGCTGTAGAAACCTCCCCTGTAGAAATTTCTGTTGTAGTTACTGCTGAGCTTTGAACACTTGGTGTAGAAGGTATAGTTGTAGTTAATATTGTTGACTCAGTAGTTGATGAAGTAGCAACAGTTGTACTTGCCACTGTTGACTCAGTTGCAGTTGAAGCTTCAGGGGTACTTGATGTTATTTTCTCAGTTGTTGCCGCAGAAGCCTCTGTTGTACTTGTTGCAGATGGCTCAAACATTGCTGTAGAAGCTACAGGGGTGGTTGTCAACTTAGTTTCAGTTGCAGTTGGTGTAGTATATTCTGTTGTACTCACTGCAGTGCTCTCAGCAATTGGTGTAGAAGCTTTagttgttgttaatgttgttgaCTCAATAGTTGGCGTAGATGCCACAGTTGTACTTGCCACTGTTGACTCAGTTGCAGTCGAGGCTTCAGTGGTACTTGGTGCAATTGTCTCAGTTGTTGGTGATGACAGTTCAGTAGCTCTTGATGCAGTAGTTTCTGTAGAAGCTACAGGTGTACTTGACAGGTGTGTTTCAGTTGCAGTTGGAATAGTAATTTCTGTTGTACTCACTGCAG comes from the Spea bombifrons isolate aSpeBom1 chromosome 8, aSpeBom1.2.pri, whole genome shotgun sequence genome and includes:
- the LOC128503178 gene encoding mucin-3B-like isoform X2 — encoded protein: MPSRDTTASKTTKASTVTTETIASSNTIARAIEIIVQSTTEASEEPVPCTTVPSTSAIAKTTLTTVASTPTAESAAMTTTEITTPTVTETKFSTKTEASTTKPTVTETNVTSPSASMMQHITVSTTDVTNVMFLLQEKLVIFSATEQPTTSSRWITSTTSVSTSSVTPTEGWGTISTSHWTISCTPCVYDDVTSTTGTNGNGTLPTDSPTAPSRNVCENGYYDGIKCICPDTYIGPKCEFETDRCENGGYKENGKCVCPAGFKGATCEFADSTIVVDSVDVSVKVTVKILNRNFTDELKNHSSDTYKDFIVEFNLQMKEIYKSVKGFKDIKIIGIEYGSVIVDHEVIVETPYTENLEEDYNEICNNISSNINTADPSQTSCDIFQYLCFAAEATNVTGDTNIFNANELCERTVPPELSSYYYAIRNGSSLSCISNCTQGYPSSVDCNFGECMLSKSGPTCLCLNTNQYWFSGKNCGSRISRPGVIGGVTGTLAVLILLMVVAIVHKRRKRKFYFVSGSKNKYPDDENLEWSDSEEIIRRIDPTSNEEVDFSFHRGNFTPDLERVDTSTKVQIKRPEIKPADEMRSRSPQTN
- the LOC128503178 gene encoding mucin-3B-like isoform X1 yields the protein MPSRDTTASKTTKASTVTTETIASSNTIARAIEIIVQSTTEASEEPVPCTTVPSTSAIAKTTLTTVASTPTAESAAMTTTEITTPTVTETKFSTKTEASTTKPTVTETNVTSPSASMMQHITVSTTDVTNVMFLLQEKLVIFSATEQPTTSSRWITSTTSVSTSSVTPTEGWGTISTSHWTISCTPCVYDDVTSTTGTNGNGTLPTDSPTAPSRNVCENGYYDGIKCICPDTYIGPKCEFETDRCENGGYKENGKCVCPAGFKGATCEFADSTIVVDSVDVSVKVTVKILNRNFTDELKNHSSDTYKDFIVEFNLQMKEIYKSVKGFKDIKIIGIEKGSVIVDHEVIVETPYTENLEEDYNEICNNISSNINTADPSQTSCDIFQYLCFAAEATNVTGDTNIFNANELCERTVPPELSSYYYAIRNGSSLSCISNCTQGYPSSVDCNFGECMLSKSGPTCLCLNTNQYWFSGKNCGSRISRPGVIGGVTGTLAVLILLMVVAIVHKRRKRKFYFVSGSKNKYPDDENLEWSDSEEIIRRIDPTSNEEVDFSFHRGNFTPDLERVDTSTKVQIKRPEIKPADEMRSRSPQTN
- the LOC128503919 gene encoding serine-rich adhesin for platelets-like codes for the protein MSEPSATSTTEASAATTEKITSSTPEASTATESTVATSTETTASRATELSSPTTETIAPSITEASTATESTVASTTVASTSTIESTTLTTTKASTPIAESTAVSTTEFTTPTATETKFTTTPVASTALSEPSATSTIEASAATTEKITSSTPEASTATESTVASTTVATTSTIESTILTTTIPSTPSVQSSAVTTTEISTPSVTETRVSTTTVGSTATPEKSTSSTGEVSTATTEKITSTTTEASTATETTVASTTVASTSTIESTILTTAIVSTPTAESTAVSKTEITTPTATETRLSSTPVASTETTASRATELSSPTTETIAPSTTEASTATESTVASTTVASTPTIESTTLTTTKASTPIAESTAVSTTELTTPTATETKFTTTPVASTALSEPTATSTTEASAATTEKITSSTMEASTATESTVASTTVATTSTIESTILTTTIPFTPSLQSSAVTTTEISTPSVTETRVSTTTVASTATPETSTSSTGEVSTATTEKITSSTTEASTETTVASTTVASTSTIESTILTTAIVSTPTDENTAVSTTEITTPTATETRLSSTPVASTETTASRATELSSPTTETIAPSTTEASTATESTVAREVSTAITEKITSSTTEASTATETTVASTTVASTSTIESTILTTAIVSTPTDENTAVSTTEITTLTATATRLSSTPAASTETTASRATELSSPTTDTTASSTTEASTATEITVASTTVASTSTIESTMLTTAIVSTPTTEITAVSTRDVTTPTVTETRLSSTPVDSTESTASRATEPSTATTGTTASSTIEVSTSTEKTVASTTVASTPTIESTTLTTTKASTPIAESTAVSTTEYTTPTATETKLTTTPVASTAMFEPSATSTTEASAATTEKITSSTPEASTATESTVASTTVATSSTTESTILTTTIPSTPSVQSSAVTTTEISTGEVSTAITEKITSSTTEASTATETTVASTTVASTSTIESTILTTAIVSTPTDENTAVSTTEITTLTATATRLSSTPAASTETTASRATELSSPTTDTTASSTTEASTATEITVASTTVASTSTIESTMLTTAIVSTPTTEITAVSTRDVTTPTVTETRLSSTPVDSTESTASRATEPSTATTGTTASSTIEVSTSTEKTVASTTVASTPTIESTTLTTTKASTPIAESTAVSTTEYTIPTATETKLTTTPVASTATSEPSAISTTEASAATTEKITSSTPEASTATESTVASTTVASMSTIQSTILTTAILSTPTGESTPVSTTEISTPTATGDSTETPASKTADASTASTESIASSTMEASIATAETIASSTAEASTAIESAVTSTTVATTSTIESTILTTTIPSTPSVQSSAVTTTEISTPSVTETRVSTTTVASSATPETSTSSTGEVSTATTGKITSTTTEASTATETTVASTTVASTSTIESTILTTTIVSTPTAESTALRK